One window of the Myxococcota bacterium genome contains the following:
- a CDS encoding glutathione S-transferase family protein produces the protein MSELIVHEIPDTWGLPSVGPFCLKLETWLRMVDIPYRAVIDATPFGGPKRKLPWIEHEGNKLGDSGLIIEYLEKRLERSADASLSASERSVGHALRRLIEENLYWTMVYDRWMVEKNWPVARKVILGRVPAAARPIIAPIARRGVRKQLEAHGIGRHSREEIHAIGRADVGAIAEVLGDKPFLMGGAPSQIDAVAYGLLANIALVPIESPVRDEIQGRRKLMSYIERIRERYFAR, from the coding sequence TTGTCGGAGCTGATCGTTCACGAGATCCCGGACACCTGGGGTCTGCCTTCGGTGGGGCCGTTCTGTCTCAAGCTCGAGACCTGGCTGCGCATGGTCGACATCCCCTACCGGGCGGTCATCGATGCAACGCCATTCGGCGGACCGAAACGCAAGCTGCCGTGGATAGAGCACGAGGGAAACAAGCTCGGCGACTCCGGCCTGATCATCGAATATCTCGAGAAGCGCCTCGAGCGCAGCGCCGACGCGAGTCTCTCGGCCAGCGAGCGCAGCGTTGGGCACGCGCTGCGGCGCCTGATCGAAGAGAACCTGTACTGGACGATGGTCTACGACCGGTGGATGGTCGAGAAGAACTGGCCGGTCGCGCGCAAGGTGATTCTCGGGCGGGTCCCTGCTGCGGCACGGCCGATCATTGCGCCGATCGCGCGTCGCGGCGTTCGAAAGCAGCTCGAGGCACACGGCATCGGCAGGCACTCTCGCGAGGAGATCCACGCGATCGGCCGAGCCGACGTCGGGGCGATTGCCGAGGTGCTGGGCGACAAGCCATTCCTGATGGGTGGCGCGCCGAGTCAGATCGATGCCGTGGCGTACGGTCTCTTGGCCAACATCGCGCTGGTGCCGATCGAGAGTCCCGTGCGCGACGAGATCCAGGGTCGCCGGAAGCTGATGAGTTACATCGAGCGGATCCGAGAGCGCTACTTTGCGCGTTAG